From one Maridesulfovibrio frigidus DSM 17176 genomic stretch:
- a CDS encoding sensor domain-containing diguanylate cyclase: MQTNSNKPLSTEPQLNTTWLPVFIGILLFTLTLVFWWTLREADRADTRNLVKQHADKLSADIQADLRSRIPALQRIVDRWEFNEGTSKASFLDDAGHYIHDLPGFQAIGWVDKNFRVTWIVPMSGNEQAVGLDLGFEKNRRISLEKAKMSKTTTMTDTIELVQGGKGFIVYFPIYINHTFDGFISAVFRTQPWLDHIFRTEDTFNDYKYYGVNVEINGIPIYKQKEWNKLQKNSFDETTSTKIIDHQFTITCRPTELFFDHHGQSHHPSIVLLVGTVMAILIAFVVHLLQKTSTEAWRTYSAQKTLEFEVQNHENTTAELQHASARLTLAAKAGKIGIWVWDIAADTLTWNDRMFELYDIPSDINPNYETWRGSLHPEDAEEADTKLKYAVAGKGTFDTQFRIVNSAGEIKHIHAAAKVERDAKNKAIRMTGVNWDVTNQKETEEQIRHMATHDLLTGLPTLKLAKDRVGMAFAIAQRKELLTAVMFVDLDGFKNVNDTLGHDAGDAVLQETAKRLLSCVRKVDTVARIGGDEFLIVLNELNSKEDMETIAGKIVTSIAMPFIHKSNQVTVGASVGIAVCTASCSQKDIEGLIKQADEAMYSIKKTGKNGYAFAESENLEQDESNKS, encoded by the coding sequence ATGCAGACAAATTCAAACAAGCCGTTATCCACAGAACCCCAGCTTAATACAACATGGTTACCTGTATTTATTGGTATACTACTCTTTACTCTGACTCTAGTTTTCTGGTGGACGCTTAGAGAAGCCGATCGGGCAGATACTAGAAATCTTGTGAAGCAACATGCCGACAAACTTTCCGCCGATATTCAGGCTGATCTTCGGTCCAGAATTCCTGCTTTGCAGCGCATTGTCGACCGGTGGGAATTTAACGAAGGAACATCTAAGGCTAGCTTTCTCGACGATGCAGGGCATTACATTCACGACCTACCCGGGTTCCAGGCTATAGGATGGGTCGACAAAAATTTCCGTGTTACGTGGATTGTCCCGATGAGTGGAAATGAGCAAGCGGTAGGTCTTGACCTAGGTTTTGAAAAAAACAGGCGCATCTCCCTCGAAAAGGCAAAAATGAGCAAAACTACGACTATGACTGACACCATTGAACTCGTGCAGGGGGGCAAAGGGTTTATTGTATATTTCCCGATATATATTAACCATACTTTTGATGGTTTCATATCCGCAGTGTTCAGAACACAGCCATGGCTGGACCATATTTTTAGAACAGAAGACACATTTAATGATTACAAATATTACGGTGTAAATGTTGAGATAAACGGCATCCCTATTTACAAACAAAAAGAATGGAATAAACTTCAGAAAAACTCTTTTGATGAAACCACATCAACCAAAATAATAGACCATCAGTTTACTATCACTTGCCGCCCTACAGAATTGTTCTTCGATCACCACGGCCAAAGCCATCATCCATCAATAGTCTTATTAGTTGGAACTGTAATGGCAATTCTTATTGCTTTCGTAGTCCACTTACTCCAAAAAACATCTACGGAAGCGTGGCGTACATATTCAGCTCAAAAAACGCTAGAATTTGAAGTTCAAAACCACGAAAATACAACTGCAGAACTTCAACATGCATCTGCCAGATTAACTTTGGCCGCAAAAGCGGGAAAGATAGGTATCTGGGTTTGGGATATTGCTGCGGACACACTCACATGGAATGATAGAATGTTTGAACTATATGATATTCCTTCTGACATTAACCCCAACTACGAAACGTGGCGTGGCTCCCTTCATCCTGAAGATGCGGAAGAAGCCGACACCAAACTTAAATACGCAGTCGCGGGCAAAGGGACATTTGATACTCAGTTCCGCATTGTAAATTCGGCCGGAGAAATAAAACATATCCACGCTGCAGCTAAAGTAGAACGCGACGCCAAGAACAAAGCCATACGTATGACTGGCGTAAACTGGGACGTAACAAATCAAAAAGAGACCGAAGAACAAATACGCCACATGGCAACACATGATTTACTTACAGGTTTGCCAACCCTGAAACTTGCAAAAGATAGGGTTGGAATGGCTTTTGCCATAGCCCAACGTAAAGAACTACTGACAGCAGTAATGTTCGTAGACCTTGATGGCTTTAAAAACGTAAACGACACGCTAGGTCATGATGCTGGAGATGCGGTACTACAAGAAACAGCCAAGAGACTGCTTTCCTGCGTGAGAAAAGTAGATACGGTCGCTAGAATTGGCGGCGATGAATTCTTGATTGTTTTGAACGAGCTAAATTCTAAAGAAGATATGGAAACCATTGCCGGAAAAATTGTTACATCGATAGCAATGCCATTCATTCATAAAAGCAATCAAGTCACGGTGGGCGCCAGCGTAGGAATAGCAGTCTGCACAGCTTCCTGCTCACAAAAAGACATCGAAGGACTTATTAAACAAGCTGACGAAGCCATGTATTCTATCAAAAAGACGGGTAAAAATGGGTATGCATTCGCGGAATCAGAAAACTTAGAACAGGATGAAAGCAATAAAAGTTAA
- a CDS encoding methyl-accepting chemotaxis protein — protein sequence MLKNINLRWKIMMTLVIVVPVFLGITLFQENIFIEKMREGAEKQGLEMAYSYANKIDGDMSESLISARAIARMAEGLAENKVYDSREVLVKSMKGFLQSNDGYLGTYICFEPNMLDGRDNDFKNAEYHNVDGRFVPWVYRDSGKLEVVASANYDKDNGDGVWYSLPRKTNREVVMEPWAYTIGNEKVLMVDMVVPMNINGKFIGVVGVDFPMGTIDKFVRNLDVFGSGYAFLVSNQGRYMAHPDNKKYVEGKLNFFDDSEISDTIKDGVKKQVLQGKVYTHYEETAKGASYFIFVPVDIGISKTPLILGLSIPMDEVLADARALRNKMLGIGVVGIFLIIGVIILISNSITKPLNETVLALESIADGDLKINLPANSTDEIGRMQGSVNNMAGKLAQGIAEIEEKHAMAEEKTLVAEQAVAEAEEAKAKAERAKAEGMNIAAERLETVAAHGSKASEQMLNQSEEIEKGSEMQRERMASTATAMEEMNATVLEVAKNAGETAEQVENSKKSALEGSRVINQTIESMGKIQGQTESLKENMGKLGQQAQDIGAVMNVIEDIADQTNLLALNAAIEAARAGEAGRGFAVVADEVRKLAEKTMGATKEVGESIGGIQKVAQDNISNMDSVVENITSATELSRSSGSVFDQIVTDVEISADRIQSIATASEQQSATSEEINRSIDDVNQIAMQTAEASAEASAAAEEMANQAKELLAIIDDMKSDS from the coding sequence ATGTTAAAAAATATCAATCTTCGTTGGAAAATCATGATGACTTTGGTCATAGTTGTTCCTGTTTTTTTGGGGATTACTTTATTTCAAGAAAATATTTTTATTGAAAAGATGCGTGAAGGTGCCGAAAAACAGGGGCTGGAGATGGCGTACAGCTACGCAAATAAAATCGATGGGGATATGAGTGAATCTCTTATCTCAGCTCGAGCCATTGCCCGCATGGCTGAAGGGTTGGCTGAAAATAAAGTATATGATTCACGGGAAGTGCTTGTTAAATCTATGAAAGGGTTTTTACAAAGTAATGATGGATATCTAGGGACATACATTTGTTTTGAACCTAATATGCTTGATGGAAGAGATAATGATTTTAAAAATGCCGAATATCATAATGTTGACGGTCGATTTGTCCCATGGGTTTATCGTGATTCTGGAAAGCTAGAAGTTGTAGCAAGTGCCAATTACGACAAAGATAATGGTGATGGGGTTTGGTATAGTTTGCCAAGGAAAACTAACCGTGAAGTCGTTATGGAACCCTGGGCTTATACGATTGGTAATGAAAAGGTTCTTATGGTCGATATGGTTGTCCCTATGAACATCAATGGGAAATTTATTGGGGTTGTCGGTGTTGATTTTCCTATGGGTACCATCGATAAATTTGTTCGTAACCTTGATGTCTTCGGCTCTGGCTATGCTTTTTTAGTTTCCAATCAGGGACGCTACATGGCTCACCCTGATAACAAAAAATATGTCGAAGGTAAGTTAAACTTTTTCGATGATAGCGAGATTTCTGATACCATCAAAGATGGAGTTAAAAAACAGGTTCTTCAGGGGAAAGTTTATACTCATTATGAAGAAACAGCTAAAGGGGCATCCTATTTTATATTTGTTCCAGTAGATATCGGTATATCAAAAACTCCGTTAATTTTGGGGTTAAGCATTCCAATGGATGAAGTTCTTGCAGATGCAAGAGCACTTCGTAATAAAATGCTTGGTATCGGAGTGGTTGGTATCTTTTTGATTATTGGTGTAATTATTCTTATTTCAAATTCGATTACGAAACCTTTGAATGAAACTGTTCTGGCTCTCGAATCCATAGCTGATGGTGATCTTAAAATTAATTTACCTGCAAACTCTACTGATGAAATTGGTCGTATGCAGGGTTCTGTTAATAATATGGCGGGAAAACTTGCGCAAGGCATTGCAGAAATTGAAGAGAAGCATGCCATGGCAGAAGAGAAGACTTTGGTTGCAGAACAGGCTGTTGCAGAAGCCGAAGAGGCCAAAGCCAAAGCAGAGCGAGCCAAAGCCGAAGGGATGAATATAGCAGCTGAGCGGTTAGAAACAGTTGCTGCACATGGTTCTAAGGCTTCTGAACAAATGCTCAACCAGTCCGAAGAAATAGAAAAAGGTAGTGAGATGCAGCGTGAGAGGATGGCATCAACTGCAACCGCAATGGAAGAAATGAACGCCACTGTCCTTGAAGTTGCCAAAAATGCCGGAGAGACTGCTGAGCAGGTAGAGAATTCTAAAAAGAGTGCACTTGAGGGTTCACGAGTAATTAATCAGACAATTGAATCCATGGGTAAAATACAAGGTCAGACTGAATCATTGAAAGAAAATATGGGTAAACTTGGTCAACAGGCTCAGGACATCGGAGCCGTTATGAATGTCATCGAAGACATTGCCGACCAGACCAACTTACTTGCCTTGAATGCTGCGATTGAAGCTGCTAGGGCTGGTGAAGCTGGTAGAGGGTTTGCTGTAGTTGCTGATGAGGTTAGAAAACTTGCTGAAAAAACTATGGGTGCGACCAAGGAAGTTGGTGAGTCCATAGGAGGAATTCAGAAGGTTGCTCAAGATAATATATCCAATATGGATTCAGTTGTAGAGAATATTACCTCTGCGACGGAACTTTCCAGAAGCTCAGGTAGTGTCTTTGATCAGATTGTCACTGATGTTGAGATTTCGGCAGATAGAATTCAAAGCATTGCAACCGCTTCGGAGCAGCAGTCCGCAACTTCGGAAGAAATTAACCGTTCTATTGATGATGTGAACCAGATTGCTATGCAGACTGCGGAAGCTTCAGCAGAAGCAAGTGCCGCAGCAGAGGAAATGGCAAACCAAGCAAAGGAACTGCTCGCAATTATTGATGACATGAAATCTGACAGTTAG
- the hmcA gene encoding sulfate respiration complex hexadecaheme cytochrome HmcA: protein MANGKKLLRLSSILLVLAGVLGFHMEAMSMVGTPQAEGKQRPDLIMIDDIAAQGKLELPAVVFLHDAHTKAVAEQGKDCTACHQKNKDVTSLKFMRYEDGTPDQLKEIYHNGCISCHVKDAAAGKKTGPQVGECRSCHQADPEYKAERAKASMDNTLHFRHWDSKIIKNDAGQETNCGSCHHEYNELTKKLVYVKGQEESCTVCHTAKPEGDVKLNTSEAFHGQCVTCHMELATAKAKKFGPVQCAGCHGLAEAADIKADDAQLLKKMGGVLPRLPRKQPDAVLLTAPAPKDASAKTEVKGKMYPVAFNHKAHENNTDSCGSCHHQTLKKSCSECHTAQGSKEGAYITLDKAMHNPDSAQSCVGCHALKQKDPNCAGCHDLMAKKTIQSEATCAVCHEVPQNDTDPATLDASAKADVAAALIIERPTSPAMLDTADIPEFVNIDVMSNEYKASKLPHRKIVLTLVENMKGNSLANTFHSTPLTVCASCHHNSPASKTPPTCASCHANVSQKTKDGRPALKAAYHGQCMTCHESMELKKPVSTDCSSCHEPKKNG, encoded by the coding sequence ATGGCAAACGGAAAAAAATTATTGCGATTGTCCAGTATTCTACTCGTCCTTGCTGGGGTGCTCGGTTTCCACATGGAAGCTATGAGCATGGTAGGAACCCCGCAGGCCGAAGGCAAACAGCGTCCTGATCTAATCATGATCGACGATATTGCCGCTCAGGGAAAACTGGAATTGCCCGCAGTCGTGTTTTTGCACGATGCACACACCAAGGCGGTAGCAGAACAGGGTAAAGACTGTACTGCATGTCACCAAAAAAACAAGGATGTCACTTCACTCAAATTCATGAGATATGAAGACGGCACTCCAGACCAGCTCAAGGAAATTTATCACAACGGCTGTATCAGCTGTCACGTGAAGGATGCCGCTGCAGGCAAGAAAACCGGCCCTCAGGTCGGCGAATGTCGCAGTTGTCACCAAGCTGACCCTGAGTACAAAGCGGAACGCGCGAAAGCGAGCATGGATAACACCTTGCATTTCCGTCACTGGGACTCAAAGATCATTAAGAATGATGCAGGTCAGGAAACAAACTGTGGAAGCTGTCACCACGAATACAATGAGCTCACCAAAAAGCTCGTATACGTGAAAGGACAAGAAGAAAGTTGTACTGTTTGTCACACAGCCAAACCTGAAGGCGATGTCAAACTAAACACTTCTGAAGCTTTCCACGGACAGTGTGTAACTTGTCACATGGAATTAGCAACAGCTAAAGCCAAAAAGTTCGGCCCAGTTCAGTGTGCCGGATGTCATGGCCTTGCTGAAGCAGCAGACATTAAAGCTGACGACGCTCAGTTGCTGAAAAAGATGGGTGGAGTATTACCTCGCCTGCCTAGAAAACAGCCTGATGCTGTCCTACTGACTGCTCCGGCACCAAAAGATGCATCTGCTAAGACTGAAGTCAAAGGCAAAATGTATCCTGTCGCTTTCAACCACAAAGCACACGAAAACAACACTGATTCTTGTGGATCTTGTCATCACCAAACTCTTAAAAAGTCCTGCTCCGAATGTCACACCGCGCAGGGTTCTAAAGAAGGTGCTTACATTACTCTTGATAAAGCAATGCATAACCCAGACAGCGCACAGAGCTGTGTAGGTTGTCATGCTCTTAAACAGAAAGATCCTAACTGTGCAGGTTGTCACGACCTCATGGCTAAAAAGACAATTCAGTCAGAAGCAACTTGTGCTGTCTGTCACGAAGTACCTCAAAATGACACTGACCCAGCAACTCTAGATGCCTCCGCCAAGGCTGATGTTGCAGCAGCTCTTATCATTGAAAGACCTACTTCACCGGCAATGCTCGATACTGCTGACATTCCTGAATTCGTAAACATTGATGTAATGTCTAACGAATACAAGGCTAGCAAGCTTCCTCACCGTAAGATTGTACTCACTTTAGTTGAGAACATGAAAGGCAACTCCTTAGCTAATACGTTCCACAGCACACCGTTGACTGTCTGTGCAAGCTGTCACCACAACAGCCCAGCATCTAAGACTCCTCCAACCTGTGCAAGCTGTCACGCGAACGTGTCACAGAAGACCAAAGATGGACGTCCAGCACTTAAGGCAGCCTATCACGGCCAGTGTATGACATGTCATGAAAGCATGGAACTTAAGAAGCCTGTTTCCACCGACTGTTCATCCTGTCACGAACCGAAAAAGAACGGCTAG
- the hmcB gene encoding sulfate respiration complex iron-sulfur protein HmcB gives MLRRTFLGMLGTTCVGASIPGIASASKDFKGHPGSNGVLFDATRCIGCRKCEEACNKVNDLPAPDKKYDDLSVLDTKRRTDAKTLTVVNKYKADKGPLFRKSQCNHCLEPACASACFVKAFKKLPNGAVVYDETVCVGCRYCMVACPFSIPAYEYDEPLTPRVMKCTMCAPRLAEGKLPGCVESCPKEALVYGERDELIKIARNRIERNPDRYVDHLYGEKEMGGTSWLYLSGVPFTEIGMREDLGTKSAPELTAGALASVPMVAGLWPVLLGGIYAISKRKDKVAAEEKKDAVANAIAKASEQAEKTLSEALSKADVANKRQIEVEVKKAVEEALTPKEEESDENSEGES, from the coding sequence ATGTTACGCAGAACATTCCTCGGAATGCTAGGCACAACCTGTGTGGGGGCCTCAATTCCTGGTATAGCTTCGGCTAGTAAGGATTTTAAAGGTCACCCCGGCAGCAACGGCGTTCTTTTTGACGCCACTCGCTGCATAGGTTGTCGCAAATGTGAAGAAGCTTGTAACAAGGTCAACGACTTGCCCGCTCCGGACAAGAAGTATGATGACTTGTCAGTGCTCGACACTAAACGCAGAACCGATGCCAAGACTCTTACTGTAGTCAATAAATACAAGGCCGATAAAGGCCCTCTATTCCGCAAGTCGCAGTGTAACCACTGTTTGGAGCCAGCATGTGCTTCAGCTTGTTTCGTAAAAGCATTCAAAAAACTGCCTAACGGCGCTGTCGTCTATGACGAAACAGTCTGTGTAGGTTGTCGCTACTGTATGGTAGCATGCCCATTCTCAATACCAGCTTACGAATACGACGAGCCTCTTACTCCTAGAGTAATGAAGTGTACCATGTGTGCGCCTCGCTTAGCTGAAGGCAAATTGCCCGGCTGTGTTGAGTCTTGTCCTAAAGAAGCACTCGTTTACGGCGAAAGAGATGAACTCATCAAAATCGCTCGCAATCGTATTGAACGCAATCCCGACCGTTACGTTGATCACCTTTACGGTGAGAAAGAAATGGGCGGAACCAGCTGGCTTTACCTCTCTGGAGTACCTTTCACTGAGATCGGAATGCGCGAAGATTTGGGAACCAAATCTGCACCTGAACTCACTGCAGGCGCACTAGCTTCTGTACCTATGGTTGCCGGCCTCTGGCCTGTGCTTCTCGGCGGTATCTACGCTATAAGCAAACGCAAAGACAAAGTTGCTGCGGAAGAGAAAAAAGATGCGGTTGCGAATGCTATCGCTAAGGCTAGCGAACAGGCAGAAAAGACCCTTTCTGAAGCCCTTTCAAAGGCTGATGTCGCTAACAAGCGTCAGATCGAAGTTGAGGTCAAGAAAGCTGTTGAAGAAGCTCTGACTCCTAAAGAAGAAGAGTCTGACGAAAACAGCGAGGGGGAATCCTAA
- the hmcC gene encoding sulfate respiration complex protein HmcC gives MSNPGNPGSKSNLTAFNVIAGAIIVMGLVITVLRFTKGLGAVTNLDDNNPWGLWIGFDLLCGVALAAGGYTTSAACYIFGLKRFHSAVRPAILTAFLGYALVVFALQYDLGRPWRLPYPIFVQQGTTSLLFEVGLCVMLYLTVLFIEFTPAMFEWLGMKKIRSVVVKLTLALTIFGVVLSTLHQSSLGALYTIAPSKLHPLWYSTYLPVFFFVSSIAAGLSMVIFEGTLSHKKLHHMMDEEYLKHHDGVVLGFGKAASLVLFGYFAIKMIGLAYGNNWHYLASGYGLWFMVEMLGFVALPCFLYAVGVREKNLGLIKKAAIITVLGIVLNRFNVSLVAFNYHLPSSERYFPTMMEIGISVFVVTLGVVIFRFITTRMPIFHEHPDYKGEH, from the coding sequence ATGTCGAATCCAGGCAATCCAGGATCTAAATCGAACCTCACCGCATTCAATGTAATTGCTGGAGCAATCATTGTTATGGGTCTGGTCATCACTGTTCTCAGATTCACTAAAGGCCTCGGCGCTGTCACCAATCTTGATGACAACAACCCTTGGGGACTTTGGATCGGATTTGACTTGCTCTGTGGTGTTGCACTTGCAGCTGGTGGTTACACTACCTCCGCAGCGTGTTACATCTTCGGACTTAAACGCTTTCACTCCGCAGTCCGTCCGGCAATTCTAACCGCCTTCCTCGGATACGCTCTAGTTGTATTTGCTCTGCAGTATGACCTTGGTCGTCCTTGGCGTTTGCCGTACCCAATCTTTGTTCAGCAGGGAACAACATCACTGCTCTTCGAAGTTGGTTTATGCGTAATGTTATATTTGACAGTACTGTTTATCGAGTTCACTCCAGCCATGTTCGAATGGCTTGGCATGAAGAAAATCAGATCCGTTGTAGTCAAATTGACTCTGGCTCTGACTATCTTCGGCGTAGTGCTCTCAACTCTGCATCAGTCCTCTTTGGGGGCACTGTACACAATCGCACCGTCTAAGTTGCACCCTTTATGGTACTCAACTTATCTACCAGTGTTCTTCTTTGTGTCCAGTATCGCAGCTGGTCTCTCAATGGTAATCTTCGAAGGAACCCTTTCCCATAAGAAACTTCACCACATGATGGATGAGGAATACCTCAAACACCACGACGGAGTTGTTCTTGGATTCGGTAAAGCAGCATCCTTGGTGCTCTTCGGATACTTCGCCATTAAAATGATCGGACTGGCATACGGCAACAACTGGCATTACCTGGCTTCAGGCTATGGCTTGTGGTTCATGGTTGAAATGCTCGGATTTGTTGCATTGCCTTGTTTCCTCTACGCTGTCGGTGTGCGCGAAAAGAATTTAGGCCTTATCAAGAAAGCAGCTATTATCACTGTTCTTGGTATCGTTCTAAACAGATTCAACGTTTCGCTTGTCGCGTTTAACTACCACCTGCCTTCATCTGAAAGGTACTTCCCTACCATGATGGAGATCGGAATCTCTGTCTTCGTAGTCACTCTTGGTGTGGTTATCTTCCGCTTCATTACCACTCGGATGCCTATTTTCCACGAGCATCCTGATTACAAGGGCGAACACTAG
- the hmcD gene encoding sulfate respiration complex protein HmcD — translation MEIFSLQEYYTFTKGIVYLLMGGALIGVTLFWQFLMGGNNNDD, via the coding sequence ATGGAAATATTCAGCCTACAAGAGTACTACACTTTCACTAAAGGTATCGTGTACTTGCTCATGGGCGGAGCTCTTATCGGAGTAACTCTGTTCTGGCAGTTCCTGATGGGTGGAAACAACAACGACGACTAG
- the hmcE gene encoding sulfate respiration complex protein HmcE has product MYDFLTGPMLWLTFAVSFGGLLVRIVLYIKGLDQQLDRVAYRAHMGYGLKGAFNSIISFLNPVGARLWRIRPGFTLMFFVFHIGIVVTPIFLIAHNVMLQENLGISLPALPTCVADILTWAAVVAGLLLTLRRVAFPEVRILTTGYDYLMMVITLAPFVTGLLARYGIGDYQFWLTAHIITGEIWLLSLPFTKLSHVVLFFMSRAQLGMDYGIKRGGMKGSSLSW; this is encoded by the coding sequence ATGTACGATTTTCTAACAGGGCCTATGCTCTGGCTGACATTCGCTGTCAGCTTCGGTGGCCTGTTGGTGCGCATCGTGCTCTACATAAAGGGCCTCGACCAGCAGCTTGACCGTGTCGCTTACCGCGCTCACATGGGTTACGGGTTGAAAGGTGCGTTTAATTCAATCATAAGCTTCCTGAACCCTGTAGGGGCACGCCTCTGGAGGATTCGTCCAGGATTCACACTGATGTTCTTTGTATTTCATATTGGGATCGTGGTTACACCGATTTTCCTGATCGCCCATAATGTAATGCTACAAGAGAACCTCGGTATCAGCCTGCCAGCTCTACCAACATGTGTAGCTGACATCCTGACTTGGGCAGCAGTCGTAGCCGGTCTATTATTGACCTTGCGCCGCGTTGCTTTCCCTGAAGTAAGAATTCTAACTACTGGCTATGATTACCTGATGATGGTGATAACTCTAGCTCCTTTCGTAACTGGCCTTTTGGCTAGATACGGAATCGGTGACTATCAGTTCTGGCTTACTGCCCACATCATCACTGGTGAAATTTGGTTGTTGAGCCTGCCCTTCACTAAGCTCAGCCACGTTGTTCTGTTTTTCATGTCCCGCGCACAGCTCGGAATGGATTACGGTATCAAACGCGGTGGCATGAAGGGTTCCTCACTGTCCTGGTAA
- the hmcF gene encoding sulfate respiration complex iron-sulfur protein HmcF yields MPEGILCNKTPIKTDEQLKLTLSDSRGTKYYAEMLELEVDSDALWALIQKTMKSRTKTWFEICAHCGLCANSCFLYQVNGRIPQQVPSYKIQSTLGEIVKKKGKVTNEFMRHCMDVAWSQCTCCNRCGMYCPHGIDMGVMFGYLRGLLYSQGFVPWELKIGSGMHRVYRAQMDVTTEDWVETCEWMAEETEEEWPGLEIPVDKQNADIMYTCNAREPKHYPEDVAEAAILFHVAGENWTVPSEGWEQTSLSMFAGDWECCKDNVQNVYDAIERLNPKRATGTECGHAHRATVIEGPYWTGRPDGLPPVPYIHYVEWLAEALRTGKLKIDPAKRIKEPVTLQDSCNYVRNQGLKDVTREIISYIVEPGYFVEMSPTKEHNYCCGGGGGFNGIGMYREQRNVALRTKMNQIIDTGCKLVIAPCHNCWDAIRDLEEEYEIGIRWSFLKPLIIGMLDVPEHMLPKDEE; encoded by the coding sequence ATGCCTGAAGGAATATTATGTAATAAGACCCCGATTAAAACAGATGAGCAGCTTAAGCTGACTCTTTCTGATAGTCGCGGTACTAAATACTACGCAGAGATGTTAGAGTTGGAAGTTGATTCCGACGCTCTCTGGGCGCTAATACAGAAGACAATGAAATCCAGGACCAAAACCTGGTTTGAAATCTGTGCCCATTGCGGACTCTGCGCCAATAGTTGTTTTCTGTATCAAGTTAATGGTCGGATTCCTCAGCAGGTTCCGTCATACAAGATTCAGTCAACACTTGGCGAAATTGTTAAAAAGAAAGGTAAAGTTACCAACGAATTCATGCGTCACTGCATGGATGTAGCATGGTCACAATGTACATGTTGTAACCGTTGCGGCATGTACTGCCCGCACGGAATCGACATGGGTGTCATGTTTGGTTACCTACGCGGCCTTCTTTACTCTCAGGGATTCGTTCCTTGGGAACTTAAAATCGGTTCCGGAATGCATCGCGTTTATCGCGCGCAGATGGACGTTACCACTGAAGACTGGGTTGAAACCTGTGAGTGGATGGCGGAAGAAACCGAAGAAGAATGGCCAGGTCTTGAAATTCCCGTGGACAAGCAGAATGCAGACATCATGTATACCTGTAATGCCCGCGAACCTAAGCATTACCCTGAAGATGTAGCTGAAGCAGCTATCCTCTTCCACGTAGCCGGTGAAAACTGGACCGTACCTTCAGAAGGTTGGGAACAAACTTCCCTATCCATGTTTGCAGGTGACTGGGAATGTTGTAAGGATAATGTACAGAACGTATACGACGCTATTGAACGCTTAAATCCTAAGCGCGCAACAGGAACCGAATGCGGACATGCACATCGTGCGACTGTTATCGAAGGACCATACTGGACAGGTCGTCCAGACGGTCTGCCTCCTGTTCCATACATTCATTATGTAGAATGGTTGGCTGAAGCACTTCGCACAGGCAAGCTCAAAATTGATCCTGCAAAAAGAATCAAAGAGCCTGTAACGTTGCAGGATTCCTGTAACTACGTGCGTAACCAGGGACTTAAAGATGTAACTAGAGAAATCATCAGTTATATCGTTGAACCTGGATACTTCGTTGAAATGTCACCTACCAAAGAACACAACTACTGCTGTGGTGGTGGTGGCGGATTCAACGGAATCGGCATGTACCGCGAGCAGCGTAACGTTGCTCTACGTACAAAGATGAATCAGATTATCGACACCGGCTGTAAGCTGGTTATTGCTCCTTGTCATAACTGCTGGGATGCTATTCGAGATCTTGAGGAAGAGTATGAGATCGGAATTCGCTGGTCCTTCCTTAAACCGCTGATCATTGGTATGCTGGATGTGCCTGAGCATATGTTGCCAAAGGACGAAGAATAA